A portion of the Clupea harengus chromosome 18, Ch_v2.0.2, whole genome shotgun sequence genome contains these proteins:
- the LOC122133730 gene encoding zinc-binding protein A33-like produces MEITKYAVDVTLDPDTAHKDLILSADGKQVRDSDSPQNRPDNPKRFDRVVNVPGKQGFTSGRFYYEVEVSRKTAWTLGVARESINRKRPRVLSPVNGYWTIWLRNGDEYKAIAGPSVVLSLREKPERVGVFVDYDAGLVSFYDADRWNLIYSFRGVSFKEKIYPFFSPGLHDGGKNSSPLIIMTQITCPK; encoded by the exons ATGGAGATTACAAAGTATGCAG TGGATGTGACTCTGGATCCTGATACAGCTCACAAGGACCTCATCCTGTCTGCTGATGGGAAACAAGTGAGGGATAGTGACTCACCACAGAATCGTCCTGACAACCCTAAGCGCTTTGATCGTGTTGTTAATGTTCCTGGAAAGCAGGGGTTCACCTCTGGTAGATTTTACTATGAGGTTGAGGTCAGTAGGAAGACTGCATGGACATTAGGAGTAGCCAGAGAGTCCATTAACAGGAAGAGACCCCGTGTCCTGTCACCTGTCAATGGATACTGGACAATATGGCTGAGAAATGGGGATGAGTATAAGGCAATAGCTGGTCCCTCTGTGGTTCTCTCCCTCAGAGAGAAgccagagagggtgggggtgtttgtggatTATGACGCAGGTTTGGTCTCTTTTTATGATGCAGACAGATGGAATCTAATCTACTCTTTCCGGGGTGTCTCTTTCAAGGAGAAAATCTATCCATTTTTTAGTCCAGGTCTTCATGATGGTGGCAAAAACTCATCTCCTCTGATTATCATGACTCAAATTACATGCCCAAAATGA